One genomic region from Sylvia atricapilla isolate bSylAtr1 chromosome 16, bSylAtr1.pri, whole genome shotgun sequence encodes:
- the LOC136368322 gene encoding transcription factor AP-2 gamma-like: MLWKLADNVKYEEDCEDRHDGSSNGNPRLPHLSAVSQHLYSPAPPLSHSGASDFQPPYFPPPYQPLPYSQSSDPYSHLGDPFSINPLHQPPPPPPSQQQSAWPNRQSQEPAGLAPHARPGLVPHLSALESGSAGSRRETFRRSELLLPHGHGLDASALADNLGLHDMAHQMEEVQNVEDQHLLMHDQTVIRKGPISLTKNSALSLPCQKDGLIGVVINPNEVFCSVPGRLSLLSSTSKYKVTVAEVQRRLSPPECLNASLLGGVLRRAKSKNGGRSLREKLDKIGLNLPAGRRKAANVTLLTSLVEGEAVHLARDFGYVCETEFPSKAVAEYLTRPHMGRNEMANRKNMLLAAKQICKEFTDLLTQDRTPLGNTRPSPILDPGIQGCLTHFSLITHGFGSAAICAAMTSVQNYLNEALKIADKSYMNAESPAEGNKTIDKMDKHRK; this comes from the exons ATGTTGTGGAAACTAGCAGATAATGTCAAGTACGAAGAGGACTGCGAG GACCGGCACGATGGGAGCAGCAACGGGAACCCGCGGCTGCCGCACCTCTCCGCCGTCAGCCAGCACCTGTACAGCCCGGCGCCGCCGCTCTCGCACTCGGGCGCCTCCGACTTCCAGCCCCCTTACTTCCCACCCCCGTACCAGCCGCTGCCTTATTCCCAATCCAGCGACCCTTACTCGCACCTCGGGGACCCTTTCTCCATCAATCCCCTGCACCAgccgcctcctcctccgcccagccagcagcagagcgCTTGGCCCAACCGGCAGAGCCAGGAGCCGGCGGGGCTGGCCCCGCACGCCCGCCCCGGCCTGGTGCCGCACCTCTCGGCGCTGGAGAGCGGCTCTGCCGGCAGCCGCCGGGAGACTTTCCGCCGTTCCGAGCTGTTGTTGCCCCACGGGCACGGGTTGGATGCCTCAGCTTTGGCCGATAACCTGGGCCTGCACGACATGGCTCATCAGATGGAGGAGGTGCAG aatGTGGAAGATCAACACTTACTAATGCATGACCAGACAGTCATTAGAAAAG GTCCCATCTCCTTAACGAAAAACAGCGCTCTGAGCCTGCCCTGCCAAAAGGATGGGTTAATTGGGGTGGTGATCAACCCCAACGAGGTGTTCTGCTCCGTGCCGGGCAGGCTGTCGCTGCTCAGCTCCACGTCCAAGTACAAAGTGACAGTGGCAGAGGTGCAGAGGAGGCTGTCACCCCCGGAGTGTCTCAATGCCTCCCTGCTAGGAGGAGTCCTGAGAAG AGCCAAATCTAAAAATGGTGGCAGATCGTTAAGGGAAAAACTGGATAAAATTGGCTTGAATCTTCCTGCTGGCCgaagaaaagctgcaaatgTGACACTATTGACATCTTTGGTGGAAG GTGAAGCTGTGCATCTTGCTCGTGACTTTGGCTACGTGTGTGAGACAGAATTTCCTTCCAAAGCAGTGGCTGAATATTTAACCAGACCACACATGGGCCGCAACGAAATGGCAAACAGGAAGAACATGCTCCTTGCTGCAAA GCAGATCTGCAAGGAATTCACAGACCTCCTGACTCAGGACAGAACTCCTCTGGGAAACACGAGGCCCAGCCCCATCTTGGACCCTGGCATCCAGGGCTGCTTGACTCATTTCAGCCTGATCACACACGGCTTTGGGAGCGCTGCCATCTGCGCTGCCATGACATCCGTCCAGAACTACCTAAACGAGGCGTTAAAAATAGCCGACAAGTCCTACATGAACGCCGAGAGCCCCGCCGAGGGCAACAAAACCATCGACAAAATGGACAAGCACAGgaagtga